Proteins from a single region of Streptococcus oralis:
- the fni gene encoding type 2 isopentenyl-diphosphate Delta-isomerase: MTTNRKDEHIRYALEQKSYYNSFDEVELIHSSLPLYDLAEIDLSTEFAGRKWDFPFYINAMTGGSDKGREINQKLAQVAEACGILFVTGSYSAALKDPTDDSFSVKSSHPKLLLGTNIGLDKPVELGLQTVEAMNPLLLQVHVNVMQELLMPEGERKFRTWQSHLADYSNQIPVPIILKEVGFGMDVKTIERAYELGVRTVDLSGRGGTSFAYIENRRSGQRDYLNQWGQSTMQALLNAQDWKDKVELLVSGGVRNPLDMIKCLVFGAKAVGLSRIVLELIETYSVEEVIGIVQGWKEDLRLIMCALNCATIADLQNVDYILYGKLKEAKDQM, encoded by the coding sequence ATGACGACAAATCGTAAGGACGAGCACATCCGCTATGCCCTTGAGCAAAAAAGTTACTATAACAGCTTTGATGAGGTAGAGTTGATTCATTCTTCCCTGCCTCTTTATGACCTGGCTGAGATTGATTTGTCTACAGAATTTGCAGGTCGAAAGTGGGACTTTCCTTTTTATATTAATGCCATGACAGGTGGAAGCGATAAGGGGAGAGAAATCAATCAAAAGCTGGCTCAGGTGGCAGAAGCCTGTGGGATTTTGTTTGTGACGGGATCATATAGCGCAGCCCTCAAAGATCCAACAGATGACTCTTTTTCTGTCAAGTCTAGCCATCCAAAGCTCCTCCTTGGAACCAATATTGGATTGGACAAGCCTGTTGAGTTAGGACTTCAGACTGTAGAAGCGATGAATCCTCTTCTCCTGCAAGTGCATGTTAATGTCATGCAGGAATTACTCATGCCCGAGGGAGAAAGAAAGTTTCGAACTTGGCAATCGCATCTAGCAGACTATAGCAACCAAATCCCCGTTCCAATCATTTTAAAGGAAGTGGGATTTGGGATGGATGTGAAGACCATCGAAAGAGCCTATGAACTTGGTGTTCGTACAGTGGACCTGTCAGGTCGTGGTGGCACCAGCTTTGCCTATATCGAAAACCGTCGCAGTGGCCAGCGTGATTACCTCAATCAATGGGGCCAGTCTACTATGCAAGCCCTTCTCAATGCCCAAGACTGGAAAGACAAGGTCGAACTTTTGGTTAGCGGAGGGGTTCGAAATCCTCTTGATATGATTAAGTGCCTGGTCTTTGGAGCTAAGGCTGTAGGACTGTCGCGTATCGTTCTAGAGTTGATTGAAACCTACTCCGTCGAAGAGGTGATTGGCATTGTCCAAGGCTGGAAAGAAGATCTGCGCTTGATCATGTGTGCCCTTAATTGTGCAACCATAGCAGATCTGCAAAACGTAGACTATATTCTTTACGGTAAACTAAAAGAAGCAAAAGATCAGATGTAG
- a CDS encoding phosphomevalonate kinase — MIAVKTCGKLYWAGEYAILEPGQLALIKAIPIYMKAEIAFSDSYRIYSDMFDFAVDLTPNPAYSLIQETIALVEDFLTYHGKTLRPFSLEIRGKMEREGKKFGLGSSGSVVVLVIKALLALYDITVDQDLLFKLTSAVLLKRGDNGSMGDLACIVAEDLVLYQSFDRKKIATWLEEESLATVLERDWGFSISQVKPTLECDFLVGWTKQVAVSSNMVQQIKQNINQNFLTSSKATVSALVEALELGKAEKVIEQVEVASQLLEGLSPDIYTPSLRQLKEASQDLQAVAKSSGAGGGDCGIALSFDAQSTETIKNRWANLGIELLYQERIGHDDKS; from the coding sequence ATGATTGCTGTTAAAACTTGCGGAAAACTATACTGGGCAGGTGAATATGCTATTTTAGAGCCAGGACAGTTAGCCTTGATAAAGGCCATCCCCATCTATATGAAGGCTGAGATTGCTTTTTCTGATAGCTACCGTATCTATTCAGACATGTTTGACTTTGCAGTGGACTTGACGCCAAATCCTGCCTATAGCTTGATTCAAGAAACGATTGCTCTAGTGGAAGATTTTCTTACTTACCATGGCAAGACCTTGCGACCTTTTTCCTTGGAAATCCGTGGGAAAATGGAACGAGAAGGCAAAAAGTTTGGTCTGGGTTCTAGTGGTAGCGTCGTTGTTTTGGTCATCAAGGCCCTGTTAGCTCTATATGATATTACGGTTGATCAGGATCTCTTATTCAAGCTGACCAGTGCTGTCTTGCTCAAGCGAGGCGACAATGGTTCCATGGGAGACCTTGCCTGTATTGTGGCAGAGGATTTGGTTCTCTACCAGTCTTTTGATCGAAAGAAGATAGCTACGTGGTTGGAAGAAGAAAGCTTGGCGACAGTTTTGGAGCGTGATTGGGGCTTTTCTATCTCACAAGTGAAACCAACCTTAGAATGTGATTTCTTAGTGGGATGGACCAAGCAAGTAGCTGTGTCTAGTAACATGGTCCAGCAAATCAAGCAAAATATCAATCAGAATTTTTTAACTTCCTCAAAAGCAACGGTGTCTGCTTTGGTAGAAGCCTTGGAGTTGGGGAAAGCCGAAAAAGTTATCGAGCAAGTAGAAGTAGCCAGTCAACTTTTAGAAGGTTTGAGCCCAGATATTTACACGCCTTCGCTGAGACAGTTGAAAGAAGCCAGTCAAGATTTGCAGGCTGTTGCCAAGAGTAGTGGCGCTGGTGGTGGTGACTGTGGCATTGCCTTGAGTTTTGATGCGCAATCGACTGAAACCATAAAAAATCGCTGGGCCAATCTGGGGATTGAGCTCTTATACCAAGAAAGGATTGGACATGACGACAAATCGTAA